Below is a window of Prosthecobacter algae DNA.
GTCACCTTTCATCGCCGGGGCATCCATCACACTGAGTACGTGGATGTCAGGGGAGAAGTCTTTGAGAGAGTACCACTCCTCATGGAAGGAGTATTCGGGGCCTACCTTTTCAAAGCCGGGGAACTTGGGATTCACCACTGTGTTTTTCACCGCCTGCTGGGCGCCGTGCTTGATGAATTCGCCGCCGAGGAAGCGCACGTAGGAGTCGGCCTGCTCCCCGTGATTGAGGTAACGGTCCGGGCCTTTTTTGGACTCGTTGTTGGTGTGGAAGGTGTCGCTGGCCGAGTGGGTGCCGATGAAACCTTTGCCGGATTTGACGAAGTCAAAGAGGGCCTGCTTGCCTTCGGCGGTCATCGGGGGCTGCTTGTCGGTGCCTTCTTCGAGAAGATTGCCAGTGGTGTAGAAAAAGACGGCGTCAAACTGGGCCAGATAGTCTTTGCCAAACTTTGAGCCGTCCTTGGAAAACTCGAAGTCCCAGCCCTGCTTGGTGCCGAGTTCCAGCAGCACTTTTTCAGCGTAACTGGGCTGGCCGTTTTTCCAGGAGATGACGCTGTGCTCAAAGCCGCTGGACTTGGAGAAGAACAGGATGCGGGGCTTCTTGGCCTCGGGTGCGGCAAAGACGAGACTGAGGGCGAGGCCAAGACAGGCCAGGGGGGCTAGGAATTTCAGGAACATGATGGGCTGGGCTTTTATCCTGGGAGGGACGGGGTGTAAAGGCTAGGCTGCGGCTTTCCGGGCTGCGGTGACGAGATCCATGAACAGCTTTTTCTGTTCAGCGAGGGCGGCGACGCGATCGGCTGGCTTGGTCCTGGCTTCTAGCAATATCCAGCCTTCGTAGTCGGCCTCAACGAGGAGTTTGGCCAGTTGGTCATAGGGATACTTGCCTTCATTGACTTCGCGGATGTGGGTGGTCTTACCCAGGAAGGATTGTACTTTGGCAAAGTTGGCGGCGATGCCTTCGCCTTTCAGGTCTTCGTCATTGGAGTTCCAGCAGACGCGGACGTTGTCGCGCGCGGCTACTTCCATGATGGTTTTGATATGGCCGAGGTCGCAGACACCTCCGTGTACTTCCAGGCGGATTTCCTGGCCGAAACCCAGGGCGTAATCGCCGAGTTCGGCCAGGGACTTACCGATCTGTTCCAGGGTCTTTTCCACGGGCACCTCTTTGGGGAGGGCGTTTGGTTTCACCTTCACGCCGCTGCCGCCGATGTCGTGGCTGAGCTTGATGTAGTCTTTGGCCGTGGCGAGGTGCTTCTGCACCTGGGCTGCATCGGCACTGTGAAACTCGGCATTGGTGCCCATGCCCAGCACCTCGACTGGAGAGTCTTCGAAACGTTTGCGAACTTCGGCTCGCTGAGGTGCGGTCAGGGTAGGTTCCACCTTGTGGGCGTGTTCGATGCGCAGTTCCACGCCTAGCACCTGGGCCTGTTCGCAGTTGGCGATGAGGGTGGGAAGATCCCAGTCCGCACCCCACATGTAGGTCACCAGGCCACACTGGATGTTTTCACCCTTGTAACTGAGCTTGGCCTCCTGAGCGGCGAGAAAGCCGGTGGCGCTGCTGCCGAGGAGGGTGGTGAGGAAATGGCGGCGGGTGTTCATGGGATAAGACGGATGAAGGGAAGTTGAACGAAAGCCCGGGGGGGAAACAATCCTTTTTGTCCGGCATTTTGATCGGTGGTGACGGGCTGATCCTTTACCTCTGCCTAAGTCTAATGAAAGCGCAGGCATGCCGTTGTTGTCCTGGCTGATAAACTTTTGGTTATGAACTTCCTCCCTTTGTTTCTGCGTGCCTGTCACGGCCTACATGCCCTGGTTGTCCTGCTGCCCCTTTGCCTGGGGAGCTGCGTGGGGGCAGGGGTGAAGTCGGAGGTCACCTTTAGGGATCCGGCGTTTGTCCAGGGGGCCCTGAAAGGAAAAACGGTGGCCGTCACGGGTGTGCTGGTGGGTCGCCACATCAATCTGCCCAACCGAGTGCAGGAAGCCATGATCGGTGAAGATCTGGAGGTTTTGCTCAAGGCTTCGCCCGCACTGGGCACCGTCATCGGAGGAAAGGTTTTTGAGCAGAAGGTGGGGAAGGTCTGGGATCGTGCCCTGTGGCAGAAATCTGGCAGCTTGAAACTGGCCCTGACCCCGGCGCAAAAGGCCAGGGTCCAGTCCCTGGGCATTCATTACTTCCTGGTGGTCACCCTGCCGGTAAACAACACCCATGAGGAGATTGACCGTGATGCTTTGACTCACACCAACACCACCTATGACGAGAAGGGAAACGTGGAGACCTGTGACTCTACGACAACTTACACCATCCAGGCTATGAGCTTCCGTAGGCTGGTGGCCTGCCATCATCTGTATGATGTGGCCAGCGGACGCAACGTCTGGCGCACGTATGGCGAGCACGTTCTTTGTCGAACGTCTGAAAGGGCATCTACTTCCGGCTACCCTGAGCCGCCGCCTTTCCCGGCTCCGCCAGGGGAGTCTGAAGTGGTGGAAGCAATCTCTGAAAAGGTGCTGAAGCAGCTCCAATAAAAAGGCCCGCACCTGTTTCCAGATGCGGGCCTGTGGAAGGATGCTAGCAGGATCAGTGAGAAAGGAACTCATCCAGCGCCGCCTTGGTGATGCGGTACTGGGTGCCGATCTTTTTGCCTTTGAGATCCCCGGCTTCGATGCTGGCGAGGACATCGCCTTCAGTCACGCCGAGGGTCTGGGCCACCTGGGCCGGAGTGAGGATATCAGCTACCGGTGCAGCAGCAGGGGCACCGGCCGGAGCACCGGCTGCGGGGGTGGCCTGAGGCTGGTTAGGATTGAAAACACCCTGAGCAAACATTTGGTTAGCCATGCCAAAGCCCATGGCGATTTCTGCGGCTGCCCCGGCAGGGCCTCCGCCTTCGCCTTTGGCCATGCCTTCGGCCATCTGGAACTTCACGTAGTCGTTCAGGTTGCCGATGGCGCTCATGCTGCTGCGCTTGTCGATCGCGGCTTCGACTTCTGGCGGCACGCTGGCGTTTTCCAGAAGGAAGGTGGTGATCTCGATGCCGTATTTGCTGACGGTCGCCGGATTGATGATCGGCAGCAGGGCATCGCCCAGCTCGCTGTAACGGGTGGCGAGGTCCAGCACGGGAACCTTGGCGCTGGCCAGGGCATCGGTGAAGACGCTGACGATGCGGCTGCGCATGGTGTCGGCGAATTCATCCAGGCGGAAATGGTGGTCGGAGCCGGCGACTTCCTTGAGGAAGACCTTGGGGTCCACAATCTTGAAGTCAAAGGTGCCGAAGGCGCGGACGCGGACGATGCCGAAGTCCTGGTCACGCATCATGATGGGGTTGCTGGTGCCCCATTTGTTACCCGTGAAAAGGCGGGTAGTGACGTAATAGATGTCCGCCTTGAAGGGGGACTCAAAACCATATTTCCAGCCTTTCAGCGTGGAAAGGATGGGGATGTTATCCGTGGTGAGGCTGTGTTTGCCAGGCTCAAACGTATCGCCAAACTGACCCAGGTAAACGAACTGGGCCACCTGCGACTCCCGCACGATGAGTTGGGCACCGCGTTTGATTTCCTTGTCCTCGTCCGGGAAACGCCAGGAGAGCGTGTCGCGTGAGTCATCTGTCCACTGGATGATTTCCAGGAACTGTCCTTTGAGGTAATCCATGAGGCCCATAATCGTGTGAGGTAGAGAGTTGTGATGTCCTAGCGTTTGAGACTGGCGGCTGACAGCGGAATCATAGCACGTTTAAAAGACTGTCTGTTACGATTCCGCGCTCAATTTATCATCTTCAGTGCTTCAACAGCCACTCGGTGGTGCGTGGGTTAAAGTCGGACAGGCACTCCCAATGGAAGGCGTGGCCGGCATTGTCATAGAGATGAAGGTCGGCACCTGGGATGGTGGCGGCGACTTCTTCGCCCATCCATTTTGGCGTGAAGACATCGTCCTTACCACCGATGACGAGGGTGGGGCACTGGACGTTTTTCAGCTCGCCGATGGTGTTGTGAGTGATGGCGGCTGCGGCCTGGGCCTCCATGGCATGGACGGGCTGAGGGGCCGGATTGGTCGCGGCGTCTTTCAGGCCCTGCTGCATGTTGTTCCAGCAGTCGTCGTTATCAAACCACGGCTTGGTGAAGATGAGCATTTGCACGTAGTGCATGAAGTCTTCCGGGCGCATGGTGGCCTTGCACTTCATCATGTGCTGCCAGGTGTAGAGGCCGAAGCGGTCCTGCCGTGCCCAGGTACACATGAGGATCATGCTCTTCACTTTCTCCGGATGGCGCAGGGCCAGTTGCTGGGCGATGACGGAACCCAGAGAGCAGCCGACGACGCGGGCCTGCTTGATGCCCAGTTGGTCCATCAGGCCTGCATAGTCATCAGCCATCATGGCGCTGGTGTAGGGGCCCTCGGGCTTGTCGGTCTGGCCGACGCCGCGATTGTCGCCGAGAATGCAGCGGAAGTGCTTGGACCATTCGGCCGCGTGCGCCTCCCAGACACCGCCGGGAGCGGTGACACCCATGATGCAGACCAGTGGCTCGCCGCTGCCGCGTTCTTCATAGTACATCTGGATTCCGTTGGTGCTGACGTGAGGCATGGGATTGAGGGAAGGTAGGTTGGAGGTGAGGAGTAGTCGTCCAATTTTAACGAACTGGAACCTTCTGGGATTTAGCGGAAATGCATGCCTGCGCCAAGCAAAAGTCTTGAAGTTGTCAGGTGCAGCCCTGGTGAGCACATCTGGGCCCGTCTGAAACTTGGTGGTAAATTACGTTAAAATTATTTTATAAATTGTGTCGTTTTCTTTCGTTTATTAAGATGAAATTATATTAAAATATTAGCGGTTTTATGATTTTAGCGATTCATGGTGTTCCTCTGCTTGCAATGCTGTGTGGTGTATTCTTTTTTACACAATCTGTTGTATATGCAGATAGGGATGTGAGCTTGACGAAGGATACTCCACGGCTGAGTGATGCGAAATCGTTTCCGATTAATCGATTAGGGGAAGAGGTGGAAAAACAACACAAAGTTGACGGCCCTAGAATTGTAGGAATGGATGGCGGGGCGCAGTTAAGCGCGCAGTTTCAACAACTCGCCGGAAAAGTTTCAATGGAAGGGCTTTGGCTGGAATCTACCGATGAAGAAAATCCAAAAGGTCAGCCTTTTCGTGTAATTGCCACAGCCATTGGTCGAAAGGGAGGAACCAATTCAAAAAAAATGGCGCAAAATGGGAAAGTTGAAGTAAGTGCGGAGCTGGTTTCCTTCACTCGCCCAGGATTAACAGAAGAGTATCGAGTCAGTGTGGATGGTGTGAGACAGGATTTTGTTGTTTCAGAGGCCCCGTCAGGAGCAGGTGAACTAATTGTAACATTAAACGTGGATGGTGCACGCCTGACGCCGATAGATGACGGGGTGGTTTTGACTGTGAAGGATAGCGGAAGGGAAATAGCCTACAGCAGATTGAAGGTGACGGATGCAGAAGGACGTGAATTGTCGGCATTTTTTTCTATCAATGAACCTTCTGAAATGATTATCAGCGTGGATGATGACGATGCCGTTTATCCGGTTAGGATTGATCCGACTTTTAGTGATGCAGATTGGTTTGGTATGTACGGAACTCCAGGTACCGATAAAAGCGTTTTTGCGACGGCAGTAGGTCCAAATGGCGATCTTTATGTGGGTGGATCGTTTACTCACATGGGCCAGTTGGCTGTCAATTATATTGCTGTTTGGAGAGGGAGCTCATGGTACCCGTTTGGATCTGGTTTTAATGGTGAAGTTAGATCACTCGCTTTTTCGGGTAATAATCTTTATGTAGGTGGTGCCTTTTCTCAAGTTGGGTCTTTACCTGTTTCTTGTATCGCTTGCTGGGATGGTAATACTTGGAAAAGTTTAGGATCAGGAACAAACGGTATAGTTCAGGCGATCGTAGTGTCAGGTTCGAATGTTTATGCTGGGGGAAGCTTTAGTGTAGCAGGAGGCGTAAATGCGAATGGTATTGCCAGATGGGACGGCGAAATCTGGAGTTCGCTGGGAAGTGGTACAAATGGTGATGTGAAGACGTTAGCCACCTCTGGGGGGATGTTGTATGCTGGAGGCAATTTCACTTTAGCAGGCGGAAATGTTGTCAATCATATAGCCCGCTGGAACGGAGTTGAATGGGCATCCATGGGACAGGGATTCAATGCTGCAGTTCATGCGGTGGCGGTGATGGGCACCCTGGTTTTTGCAGGGGGTGAATTTGAAGCTTCCTCTTCCTTGAGTGTGAAGCATATTGCTTGCTGGAGTGGTGGTTCCTGGGCTGGGGTAGGACAGGGAATGAATAATGCTGTCACTAGCTTGGCTAGTTCCGGTTCTGATTTATATATTGGAGGGATTTTCTCTCAAGCTGGAGGGATCACAGCGAATCATATCGTGCGTTGGGATGGGGCGGAATTCAGTCCATTGGGAGAGGGGGTGGATGGAGCTGTGAATGCTGTGGCAGTTTATTCCGGGAATGTTTATGCTGTTGGTGATTTTACGATTGCGGGGAATTTAATCGCGAATCGAATTGGTCACTGGGATGGGGCTGTCTGGCGCGCTTTAGCGCCCGGTATTAATGGATCAGTACATGCAATTGCTATTGCTGGTGAAGATGTGTATGTGGGTGGGGAATTTGGAGCCGCTGGTGGGCTGTATGTGAGCGGGGTAGCTCATTGGAATGGCAGCTCTTGGAATAGGCTGGGCTCTGAACCTCTGGGACCCATTTACTCCTTGCTGGCATTTGAGGATACCGTAATTGCGGGAGGTTTGATGCATGCCACTTTAGGGGGGGCTGTTGCGGTGAATATTGCACGTTGGGATGGCAGTCGTTGGCATGCCATGGGGGAAGGACTCGGGGGTGCAGTGAGATGTTTGGCGAAGTTTAAGGGCGATATTTATGCGGGTGGAGGGTTTCTCGCATCAGGTCAACAGACAGTGCCTCGGCTTGCAAAATGGAATGGCAACTCTTGGACGGCCCTGGCAGCCAGTCCTAACGAGGTAGTTACTTGCCTTGGAGTTTCAGGGGATTACTTATATGTTGGTGGTCTTTTCACTCAGGTCGGGTCTTTGTCCACCAATCACATCGCACGCTGGGATGGATTTTCCTGGAGTAGTTTAGGAGTAGGTACCGATGATACAGTTCAGGATATTGCTGTGTCTGCTTCTGATGTTTTTGTGTGCGGCTCTTTTGTTTATGCAGGGGATGTTAGAGCCAAAGGTATTGCGCGATGGGATGGTGACACATGGCATCCCCTTCAAAGCAGTGTTGATGTAGCTGGGGTTTCCTCTATAGTCGCTTCAGGACCCTACATATATGCGGCTGGGGTTTTTAAATTTTCCTCTATGAATTCCTCTAGGATTGTCAGATGGAATGGTAGGGAATGGCAACCTCTCGGCACTTCTGCTAATAACCCAGTTTTATGTTTGGAAGCTACCGATACTGATCTATATGCGGGGGGTAACTTTACTCGCATAGGTAATAAAGCTGTCGGTCGAATTGCTCATGCGGTGCTTCCCCCGGAACCTGAAATTAGCGTCAGGGGGAATGCTCTGGAAATCCTAAGCGAAGACATGATACCGAAGATGGAGGATCATACAGTATTCGAAACGGGCAATGTGGGTGGTGCGCCTGTTGGGCGCACGTTTACGATTTTGAATTTAGCCAACGCAGACTTGGCTCTTATCGGGGAAAACAAGGTTACAATTACTGGTTTACACGCAGCAGACTTTTCGGTGTCAACCCAGCCTGTAAACAATATTGAGGCCTTTTCATCCTGCCCCTTCAATATCAGTTTTCATCCGACAGGGATAGGCTTGCGCAGGGCTGAAGTCCATATTGCTAATGATGATGCCAATGAAAATCCGTACTTTTTTACTATCGAGGGACAAGCTGTTGCGCCTGAAATTTATTTAACGGGAAATGCCAATGAAATTCCGGATGGAATCAGTGATCCTGATGAAATCAATCATACTTATTTCGGTGAAACTATTCTTGGGTTTCCCTTGCATCGTCATTTCACGATCAATAACAGTGGAGATGGTGATCTTTATATAGAGCAAGTAAAAATTTCGGGCATTCATGCAGCGGATTTTTCTATTGAATCGTCACCTTCTATGACCGTGAATCCTTCTGGTTTGAGTCAATTCGGGATTCGGTTTAATCCTTCAGGCACAGGTTTGCGCAAAGCCAGGGTGGAAATTTTCAACAGCGATTCAGACGAGAGTACCTATATATTTGAAATTGAAGGACATTCTTCCGATCTTAAACCGGTGGCGCAGCCACAGATGATTAGTTTCATTTCGCCTTCTGAGGCTTTCAAGGGACAAGTGGAAATCCCTGTGCAAGCCACTTCCACTTCGGGGCTACCCGTCACTTTGACAGTTCTCTCGGGGCCTGCGACGTTAGGAGACAACACGCTGACTTTCACGGGGGGCGTGGGCCCGGTCAAGATCCGTGCGAGCCAGGAAGGCAATGTCTTTTTCAAAGCGGCCAAACCGGT
It encodes the following:
- a CDS encoding SPFH and helix-turn-helix domain-containing protein, producing the protein MGLMDYLKGQFLEIIQWTDDSRDTLSWRFPDEDKEIKRGAQLIVRESQVAQFVYLGQFGDTFEPGKHSLTTDNIPILSTLKGWKYGFESPFKADIYYVTTRLFTGNKWGTSNPIMMRDQDFGIVRVRAFGTFDFKIVDPKVFLKEVAGSDHHFRLDEFADTMRSRIVSVFTDALASAKVPVLDLATRYSELGDALLPIINPATVSKYGIEITTFLLENASVPPEVEAAIDKRSSMSAIGNLNDYVKFQMAEGMAKGEGGGPAGAAAEIAMGFGMANQMFAQGVFNPNQPQATPAAGAPAGAPAAAPVADILTPAQVAQTLGVTEGDVLASIEAGDLKGKKIGTQYRITKAALDEFLSH
- a CDS encoding sugar phosphate isomerase/epimerase family protein, which codes for MNTRRHFLTTLLGSSATGFLAAQEAKLSYKGENIQCGLVTYMWGADWDLPTLIANCEQAQVLGVELRIEHAHKVEPTLTAPQRAEVRKRFEDSPVEVLGMGTNAEFHSADAAQVQKHLATAKDYIKLSHDIGGSGVKVKPNALPKEVPVEKTLEQIGKSLAELGDYALGFGQEIRLEVHGGVCDLGHIKTIMEVAARDNVRVCWNSNDEDLKGEGIAANFAKVQSFLGKTTHIREVNEGKYPYDQLAKLLVEADYEGWILLEARTKPADRVAALAEQKKLFMDLVTAARKAAA
- a CDS encoding alpha/beta hydrolase, translated to MPHVSTNGIQMYYEERGSGEPLVCIMGVTAPGGVWEAHAAEWSKHFRCILGDNRGVGQTDKPEGPYTSAMMADDYAGLMDQLGIKQARVVGCSLGSVIAQQLALRHPEKVKSMILMCTWARQDRFGLYTWQHMMKCKATMRPEDFMHYVQMLIFTKPWFDNDDCWNNMQQGLKDAATNPAPQPVHAMEAQAAAAITHNTIGELKNVQCPTLVIGGKDDVFTPKWMGEEVAATIPGADLHLYDNAGHAFHWECLSDFNPRTTEWLLKH
- a CDS encoding ThuA domain-containing protein; this translates as MFLKFLAPLACLGLALSLVFAAPEAKKPRILFFSKSSGFEHSVISWKNGQPSYAEKVLLELGTKQGWDFEFSKDGSKFGKDYLAQFDAVFFYTTGNLLEEGTDKQPPMTAEGKQALFDFVKSGKGFIGTHSASDTFHTNNESKKGPDRYLNHGEQADSYVRFLGGEFIKHGAQQAVKNTVVNPKFPGFEKVGPEYSFHEEWYSLKDFSPDIHVLSVMDAPAMKGDEYKRPAFPSTWARKEGEGRVWYTAMGHREDIWTNPVFQDILIGGVRWALGQVQAEVPANIKEVAPGAYTNPPYVEPKPPAPAKPKK
- a CDS encoding choice-of-anchor D domain-containing protein, whose amino-acid sequence is MILAIHGVPLLAMLCGVFFFTQSVVYADRDVSLTKDTPRLSDAKSFPINRLGEEVEKQHKVDGPRIVGMDGGAQLSAQFQQLAGKVSMEGLWLESTDEENPKGQPFRVIATAIGRKGGTNSKKMAQNGKVEVSAELVSFTRPGLTEEYRVSVDGVRQDFVVSEAPSGAGELIVTLNVDGARLTPIDDGVVLTVKDSGREIAYSRLKVTDAEGRELSAFFSINEPSEMIISVDDDDAVYPVRIDPTFSDADWFGMYGTPGTDKSVFATAVGPNGDLYVGGSFTHMGQLAVNYIAVWRGSSWYPFGSGFNGEVRSLAFSGNNLYVGGAFSQVGSLPVSCIACWDGNTWKSLGSGTNGIVQAIVVSGSNVYAGGSFSVAGGVNANGIARWDGEIWSSLGSGTNGDVKTLATSGGMLYAGGNFTLAGGNVVNHIARWNGVEWASMGQGFNAAVHAVAVMGTLVFAGGEFEASSSLSVKHIACWSGGSWAGVGQGMNNAVTSLASSGSDLYIGGIFSQAGGITANHIVRWDGAEFSPLGEGVDGAVNAVAVYSGNVYAVGDFTIAGNLIANRIGHWDGAVWRALAPGINGSVHAIAIAGEDVYVGGEFGAAGGLYVSGVAHWNGSSWNRLGSEPLGPIYSLLAFEDTVIAGGLMHATLGGAVAVNIARWDGSRWHAMGEGLGGAVRCLAKFKGDIYAGGGFLASGQQTVPRLAKWNGNSWTALAASPNEVVTCLGVSGDYLYVGGLFTQVGSLSTNHIARWDGFSWSSLGVGTDDTVQDIAVSASDVFVCGSFVYAGDVRAKGIARWDGDTWHPLQSSVDVAGVSSIVASGPYIYAAGVFKFSSMNSSRIVRWNGREWQPLGTSANNPVLCLEATDTDLYAGGNFTRIGNKAVGRIAHAVLPPEPEISVRGNALEILSEDMIPKMEDHTVFETGNVGGAPVGRTFTILNLANADLALIGENKVTITGLHAADFSVSTQPVNNIEAFSSCPFNISFHPTGIGLRRAEVHIANDDANENPYFFTIEGQAVAPEIYLTGNANEIPDGISDPDEINHTYFGETILGFPLHRHFTINNSGDGDLYIEQVKISGIHAADFSIESSPSMTVNPSGLSQFGIRFNPSGTGLRKARVEIFNSDSDESTYIFEIEGHSSDLKPVAQPQMISFISPSEAFKGQVEIPVQATSTSGLPVTLTVLSGPATLGDNTLTFTGGVGPVKIRASQEGNVFFKAAKPVDRIITIQEDPTTLTLANLVQTYTGTPRAITTLGAAGAVVTYNNDPLATPPTQAGKYPVKAVAGGVTRTGMLIITKAPLTVIPDFQRKLVSQPNPVLTLAYQGLLGADTVEAAMSVAPVGKTTAKGTSPAGSYPITPGGGVSANYSFIYVKGTLFVEGFAGQYEALLTDELGDAKAKLEMTIAASNSTFTGKITSAVDAKTVPVTGGLTTSFASESAAGMGSGKSGSTMYQVTVNVPLEGDLTVSATRDGAALGSALDGKKLLVLVKPATLSYTGAHTLRLAPATGGAVMPAGSGHATAKVNANGSLAIVGKLADGTTLTATLASDREAGYRLFALPYKVRPGSYLAGKFNLLPQPDLPGRRHVSQASGTLLLWAKAGKATDTSYRDGFGTVGGPLETQLTIDPWLPPVAAKGAAPAVTLAQRLGLAGSALGVVHGTIDSTSAIGLPTSVSLGSNNAVTILLPVTSPLNATGWKVTLVPSTGAFTGSFLLKDEVAGKPAPRPVKFSGVLRQAPSAELGGIVGAGHFLLPALPGAASNEMVSGEIRFVRP